A section of the Streptomyces sp. NBC_01363 genome encodes:
- a CDS encoding FAD-dependent oxidoreductase, protein MTAERLVVIGGDAAGMSAASQARRLKGPDELSIVAFERGNFTSYSACGIPYWVGGDVAGPDELIARTPKEHRARDIDLRMRTEVTEIDVAGQRVRALDLGTGEAYWTGFDKLVIATGARPVRPALPGMDAPGVHGVQTLDDGQALLESLDRAPGSRRAVVVGAGYIGVEMAEAMLKHGFDVTVLNRGEQPMATLDPDMGRLVHDAMDGLGITTVNRAEVTAIRTGSDGRVRAVATGDASYPADVVVLGIGVEPETTLARAVGLPLGPHGGLLTDLSMRVVGHDNIWAGGDCVEVLDLVAGRTRHIALGTHANKHGQIIGSNVGGGYGTFPGVVGTAVSKVCDLEIARTGLREKDARAVGLRYVTATIESTGRAGYYPGARPMTVKMLAEYRTGRLLGVQIVGRDGAAKRVDIAAVALTAGMTVEQMTALDLGYAPPFSPVWDPVLVAARKAVTAVRRAGTA, encoded by the coding sequence ATGACGGCGGAGCGACTGGTGGTCATCGGTGGGGACGCGGCGGGCATGTCCGCCGCGTCCCAGGCCCGCAGGCTCAAGGGCCCCGACGAGCTGAGCATCGTCGCCTTCGAGCGGGGGAACTTCACCTCGTACTCCGCCTGCGGCATCCCGTACTGGGTCGGCGGCGACGTCGCGGGGCCGGACGAGCTCATCGCGCGCACCCCGAAGGAGCACCGGGCCCGCGACATCGACCTCAGGATGCGCACCGAGGTCACGGAGATCGACGTCGCCGGGCAGCGGGTGCGGGCCCTGGACCTCGGCACCGGCGAGGCGTACTGGACGGGCTTCGACAAGCTGGTGATCGCGACGGGGGCCCGCCCGGTGCGTCCGGCGCTGCCCGGCATGGACGCGCCCGGGGTGCACGGCGTGCAGACGCTGGACGACGGGCAGGCGCTGCTGGAGTCGCTGGACCGGGCGCCGGGCAGCAGGCGGGCGGTCGTCGTCGGGGCCGGCTACATCGGCGTGGAGATGGCGGAGGCGATGCTGAAGCACGGCTTCGACGTGACCGTGCTCAACCGCGGCGAGCAGCCGATGGCGACGCTCGACCCCGACATGGGGCGGCTGGTGCACGACGCGATGGACGGTCTGGGCATCACCACGGTCAACCGGGCCGAGGTCACCGCGATCCGCACCGGCTCGGACGGCCGGGTCCGCGCGGTCGCCACGGGCGACGCCTCCTACCCGGCGGACGTGGTGGTGCTCGGTATCGGTGTGGAGCCGGAGACGACGCTGGCGCGCGCCGTCGGCCTGCCGCTGGGCCCGCACGGCGGGCTGCTGACCGATCTGTCGATGCGGGTCGTCGGGCACGACAACATCTGGGCGGGCGGCGACTGCGTCGAGGTCCTCGACCTGGTGGCGGGACGTACTCGACACATCGCGCTGGGCACCCATGCCAACAAGCACGGCCAGATCATCGGGTCCAATGTCGGCGGCGGCTACGGGACGTTCCCGGGCGTGGTCGGCACGGCGGTGAGCAAGGTGTGCGATCTGGAGATCGCCCGCACCGGTCTGCGCGAGAAGGACGCCCGCGCGGTGGGCCTGCGGTACGTCACGGCGACGATCGAGTCGACGGGCCGGGCGGGCTACTACCCGGGGGCGCGGCCCATGACGGTGAAGATGCTCGCAGAGTACCGCACGGGCCGGCTGCTCGGTGTGCAGATCGTGGGCCGGGACGGGGCGGCCAAGCGCGTGGACATCGCGGCCGTGGCGCTCACGGCCGGGATGACGGTGGAGCAGATGACCGCCCTGGACCTGGGCTACGCCCCGCCGTTCTCGCCGGTCTGGGACCCGGTCCTGGTGGCGGCCCGCAAGGCGGTGACCGCGGTACGCCGGGCGGGCACCGCCTGA
- the hemQ gene encoding hydrogen peroxide-dependent heme synthase, with translation MSAPETVKSSKGPNAGKKAKDLNEVIRYTLWSVFKLRDVLPADRAGYADEVQELFDQLAAKDITVRGTYDVSGLRADADVMIWWHAETADELQEAYNLFRRTRLGLALEPVWSNMALHRPAEFNKSHIPAFLADETPRNYISVYPFVRSYDWYLLPDEDRRRMLADHGKMARGYPDVRANTVASFSLGDYEWILAFEADELYRIVDLMRHLRASEARMHVREEVPFYTGRRKSVADLVAGLA, from the coding sequence ATGAGTGCGCCTGAGACTGTGAAATCAAGCAAGGGCCCCAACGCGGGTAAGAAGGCCAAGGACCTCAACGAGGTCATCCGCTACACGCTGTGGTCCGTCTTCAAGCTGCGCGACGTCCTGCCCGCGGACCGGGCCGGATACGCCGACGAGGTGCAGGAGCTGTTCGACCAGCTCGCGGCCAAGGACATCACCGTCCGCGGCACCTACGACGTCTCCGGCCTGCGTGCCGACGCCGACGTCATGATCTGGTGGCACGCCGAGACGGCCGACGAGCTGCAGGAGGCGTACAACCTCTTCCGGCGCACCAGGCTGGGCCTGGCGCTGGAGCCGGTCTGGTCGAACATGGCGCTGCACCGCCCCGCCGAGTTCAACAAGTCGCACATCCCGGCGTTCCTGGCCGACGAGACGCCGCGCAACTACATCAGCGTGTACCCCTTCGTGCGCTCCTACGACTGGTACCTGCTGCCCGACGAGGACCGTCGTCGCATGCTCGCGGACCACGGCAAGATGGCCCGCGGCTACCCCGACGTCCGGGCCAACACCGTCGCCTCCTTCTCGCTCGGCGACTACGAGTGGATTCTCGCCTTCGAGGCCGACGAGCTCTACCGCATCGTCGACCTGATGCGTCACCTGCGGGCCTCCGAGGCGCGGATGCACGTCCGCGAAGAGGTCCCGTTCTACACGGGGCGCAGGAAGTCGGTTGCAGACCTGGTGGCCGGGCTCGCGTAG
- a CDS encoding acetyl-CoA C-acyltransferase, with protein sequence MPRTIRDVVFVDGVRTPFGKAGPKGIYHETRADDLVVKAIRELLRRNPDLDPARIDEVAIAATTQIGDQGLTLGRTAGILAGLPQSVPGYSIDRMCAGALTAVTSTAGSIAFGAYDVVVAGGVEHMGRHPMGEGVDPNPRFVSEKLVDESALFMGMTAENLHDRYPQITKLRADEYAVRSQEKAAKAYANGKIQQDLVPISVRRTAAAEGGSAGEIGWGLVTADEPMRPGTTLESLAGLKTPFRAHGRVTAGNAAGLNDGATASLLAAEDVARELGLPVKMRLVSYAFAGVEPEVMGYGPIPSTEKALAKAGLTIDDIGLFEINEAFAVQVLAFLDHYGIADDDARVNQYGGAIAYGHPLASSGVRLMTQLARQFEEQPEVRYGLTTMCVGFGMGATVVWENPHFDKADGGNK encoded by the coding sequence GTGCCTCGTACCATCCGGGACGTCGTCTTCGTCGACGGCGTCCGCACCCCGTTCGGCAAAGCGGGCCCGAAGGGCATCTACCACGAGACCCGCGCCGACGATCTCGTCGTGAAGGCCATCCGGGAGCTGCTGCGCCGCAACCCGGACCTGGACCCCGCGCGGATCGACGAAGTCGCCATCGCCGCGACCACCCAGATCGGCGACCAGGGCCTGACGCTGGGCCGTACCGCCGGAATCCTGGCCGGGCTGCCGCAGTCCGTCCCCGGTTACTCCATCGACCGCATGTGCGCGGGCGCCCTGACCGCCGTCACGTCGACGGCCGGCTCCATCGCCTTCGGTGCGTACGACGTCGTCGTCGCCGGTGGTGTCGAGCACATGGGCCGCCACCCGATGGGCGAGGGCGTGGACCCGAACCCGCGCTTCGTGTCGGAGAAGCTGGTCGACGAGTCCGCCCTGTTCATGGGCATGACCGCGGAGAACCTGCACGACCGGTACCCGCAGATCACCAAGCTCCGGGCCGACGAGTACGCGGTCCGCTCGCAGGAGAAGGCCGCCAAGGCGTACGCCAACGGCAAGATCCAGCAGGACCTGGTGCCGATCTCGGTGCGCCGCACCGCTGCAGCCGAAGGCGGCTCGGCCGGCGAGATCGGCTGGGGCCTGGTCACCGCCGACGAGCCGATGCGCCCGGGTACGACCCTGGAGTCGCTCGCCGGTCTGAAGACCCCGTTCCGTGCCCACGGCCGGGTCACCGCCGGCAACGCCGCCGGTCTCAACGACGGCGCCACCGCCTCGCTGCTCGCCGCCGAGGACGTCGCCCGCGAGCTGGGCCTCCCGGTCAAGATGCGCCTCGTCTCGTACGCCTTCGCGGGCGTCGAGCCGGAGGTCATGGGCTACGGTCCGATCCCGTCGACCGAGAAGGCCCTGGCCAAGGCCGGGCTGACGATCGATGACATCGGTCTGTTCGAGATCAACGAGGCGTTCGCCGTCCAGGTGCTCGCCTTCCTCGACCACTACGGCATCGCCGACGACGACGCGCGCGTCAACCAGTACGGCGGCGCCATCGCCTACGGCCACCCGCTGGCCTCCTCCGGTGTGCGTCTGATGACGCAGCTGGCCCGCCAGTTCGAGGAGCAGCCGGAGGTCCGCTACGGCCTCACCACCATGTGCGTCGGCTTCGGCATGGGCGCCACGGTCGTCTGGGAGAACCCGCACTTCGACAAGGCAGACGGAGGCAACAAGTGA
- the hemG gene encoding protoporphyrinogen oxidase: MQRSLNRAVPGTGHVVVIGGGIAGLAAAHRLLGAGLRVTLLEATERLGGKLMTGEIAGTRVDLGAESMLARRPEAVGLARDVGLGDRLQPPATASASVWTRDALRPMPKGHVMGVPGDPAALGELLSPEGLARIAQERDLTPTTVGDDVAVGAYVADRLGREVVDRLVEPLLGGVYAGDAYRISMRAAVPQLFEAAREGGSLLDGVRRIQERAAARQQTGPVFQGIDGGIGTLPGAVADAVRAAGGEILTATPVLGLTRTAEGWGVRTDARVITADGIVLAAPAWSASTLLAAESPAASAELAGVEYASMALVTMAFRRSDVAATTALDGRSGFLVPPVDGRTIKASTFSSHKWNWVAESAPDLFVLRTSVGRYGEEDHIHREDGELVDVSLRDLAEATGLTAKPVDTEVTRWIGGLPQYPVGHLSRVARIRDEVAKLPALRVCGAVYDGVGIPACIASAHRAADEIAAELTSGSGEEIIATSTLVKGTRNEAGQ, encoded by the coding sequence ATGCAGCGTTCACTCAATCGCGCGGTCCCGGGCACCGGACATGTCGTCGTCATCGGCGGAGGCATCGCCGGACTCGCCGCCGCCCACCGGCTCCTCGGGGCCGGACTGCGCGTCACCCTGCTCGAAGCCACCGAGCGGCTCGGCGGCAAGCTCATGACCGGTGAGATCGCCGGGACCCGGGTCGACCTGGGCGCCGAGTCGATGCTCGCCCGGCGCCCGGAGGCGGTCGGCCTGGCACGTGACGTCGGGCTCGGCGACCGGCTCCAGCCGCCCGCCACGGCCTCAGCGTCGGTCTGGACGCGCGACGCCCTGCGACCCATGCCCAAGGGCCATGTGATGGGCGTACCGGGCGACCCGGCGGCGCTCGGCGAACTGCTCTCCCCGGAGGGCCTCGCCCGCATCGCGCAGGAGCGCGACCTCACCCCGACCACCGTCGGTGACGACGTCGCCGTCGGCGCGTACGTCGCCGACCGCCTGGGCCGCGAGGTCGTCGACCGGCTCGTGGAGCCGCTCCTCGGGGGTGTGTACGCGGGCGACGCCTACCGGATCTCGATGCGCGCCGCCGTACCGCAGCTCTTCGAGGCGGCCCGGGAGGGCGGCTCGCTGCTCGACGGTGTCCGGCGCATCCAGGAGCGGGCCGCGGCCCGGCAGCAGACCGGACCGGTCTTCCAGGGCATCGACGGCGGCATCGGCACCCTGCCCGGCGCGGTCGCCGACGCCGTGCGCGCGGCGGGCGGGGAGATCCTGACCGCCACGCCCGTCCTCGGCCTGACCCGTACCGCCGAGGGCTGGGGCGTCCGCACGGACGCCCGGGTGATCACCGCCGACGGCATCGTGCTCGCCGCCCCGGCCTGGTCCGCCTCCACGTTGCTCGCCGCCGAGTCCCCCGCGGCCTCCGCCGAGCTCGCCGGTGTCGAGTACGCGTCGATGGCGCTCGTCACCATGGCGTTCCGCCGCTCCGACGTCGCCGCCACGACCGCGCTCGACGGTCGTTCCGGCTTCCTCGTCCCCCCGGTCGACGGCCGCACCATCAAGGCGTCCACCTTCTCCTCCCACAAGTGGAACTGGGTCGCCGAATCCGCCCCGGACCTCTTCGTACTGCGTACCTCCGTCGGTCGCTACGGCGAGGAGGACCACATCCACCGCGAGGACGGCGAGCTCGTCGATGTGTCGCTGCGCGACCTCGCCGAGGCGACCGGACTGACCGCGAAGCCCGTGGACACCGAGGTCACCCGGTGGATCGGCGGACTGCCCCAGTACCCCGTCGGCCATCTCTCCCGGGTCGCCCGGATCCGCGACGAGGTCGCCAAGCTGCCCGCGCTGCGGGTCTGCGGCGCGGTCTACGACGGCGTCGGCATCCCGGCGTGCATCGCGAGTGCCCACCGCGCCGCGGACGAAATCGCGGCCGAGCTCACCAGCGGTTCCGGGGAAGAGATCATCGCCACGTCGACCCTGGTCAAGGGCACACGGAACGAGGCGGGACAATAG
- the hemE gene encoding uroporphyrinogen decarboxylase: MGQQTKTSATHESAFLKACRREPVPHTPVWFMRQAGRSLPEYLKVREGIPMLDSCTMPELVAEITMQPVRRHKVDAAVYYSDIVVPLKAIGIDLDIKPGVGPVIAEPVRTRADLARLRDLTPEDVGYVTEAIGLLTAELGATPLIGFAGAPFTLASYLVEGGPSRNHEHTKALMYGDPQLWADLLDRLAEITGAFLKVQIEAGASAVQLFDSWVGALAPADYRRSVLPASAKVFEAVAPYGVPRIHFGVGTGELLGLMGEAGADVVGVDWRVPLDEAARRVGPGKALQGNLDPAVLFAPTATVEEKTQEVLDAAAGLEGHVFNLGHGVMPTMDPDALTRLVEYVHTSTER, translated from the coding sequence ATGGGCCAGCAGACGAAGACCTCCGCCACCCATGAGTCGGCGTTCCTGAAGGCGTGCCGGCGCGAGCCCGTGCCGCACACGCCGGTCTGGTTCATGCGCCAGGCGGGGCGCTCGTTGCCCGAGTACCTGAAAGTGCGCGAAGGCATCCCGATGCTCGACTCCTGCACGATGCCGGAGCTCGTCGCCGAGATCACGATGCAGCCCGTCCGCCGCCACAAGGTCGACGCCGCGGTCTACTACAGCGACATCGTCGTCCCCCTCAAGGCCATCGGTATCGACCTCGACATCAAGCCCGGCGTCGGACCGGTGATCGCCGAGCCGGTCCGCACCCGCGCCGACCTGGCCCGGCTGCGCGACCTCACGCCCGAGGACGTCGGCTACGTCACCGAGGCCATCGGCCTGCTCACCGCCGAGCTGGGCGCCACCCCGCTCATCGGTTTCGCCGGGGCGCCGTTCACCCTCGCCAGCTACCTCGTGGAGGGCGGCCCGTCCCGCAACCACGAGCACACCAAGGCCCTGATGTACGGCGACCCGCAGCTCTGGGCGGATCTGCTCGACCGGCTCGCCGAGATCACCGGCGCCTTCCTCAAGGTCCAGATCGAGGCCGGCGCCTCGGCCGTCCAGCTCTTCGACTCCTGGGTGGGCGCGCTGGCCCCCGCCGACTACCGGCGTTCGGTGCTCCCCGCCTCGGCGAAGGTCTTCGAGGCCGTCGCCCCGTACGGCGTCCCGCGCATCCACTTCGGTGTCGGCACCGGCGAACTCCTCGGCCTGATGGGCGAGGCGGGCGCGGATGTCGTCGGCGTCGACTGGCGGGTTCCCTTGGACGAGGCCGCGCGCCGCGTCGGCCCCGGCAAGGCGCTCCAGGGCAACCTCGACCCCGCGGTGCTGTTCGCACCGACGGCGACGGTGGAGGAGAAGACCCAGGAGGTGCTGGACGCCGCCGCCGGCCTCGAAGGCCATGTCTTCAACCTGGGCCATGGCGTGATGCCGACGATGGACCCGGACGCGCTGACCCGGCTCGTCGAGTACGTGCACACCAGCACCGAGCGCTGA
- a CDS encoding response regulator transcription factor, with the protein MSVLLEQPASLVAYRPNKPTAMVVVADPRVRSTVTRHLWALGVRDVIEASSIAEARPRVGNPRDICVADVHLPDGSGLTLLSETRAAGWPNGLALSAADDIGAVRNALAGGVKGYVVTGTRTNIGHPTRPGVAPIGANAARMHRRPPGTPSHPGGYRELSGREVEVLRLVAEGQSNKAIGVSMGLSALTVKSHLARIARKLGTGDRAGMVAVALRTGIIH; encoded by the coding sequence GTGTCCGTTCTCCTAGAGCAGCCCGCAAGCCTGGTCGCCTACCGCCCGAACAAGCCGACGGCCATGGTCGTCGTGGCCGACCCGCGCGTCCGTTCCACCGTCACCCGCCATCTGTGGGCACTCGGAGTACGTGACGTCATCGAGGCGTCGTCCATCGCGGAGGCTCGTCCCCGCGTCGGCAATCCGCGCGACATCTGCGTAGCCGACGTCCACCTGCCCGACGGTTCCGGGCTGACCCTGTTGTCCGAAACCCGAGCAGCCGGCTGGCCGAACGGCCTCGCCCTTTCCGCCGCCGATGACATCGGCGCCGTACGCAACGCCCTCGCAGGCGGCGTGAAGGGCTATGTCGTCACCGGCACACGTACCAATATCGGCCACCCCACCCGTCCCGGCGTCGCCCCCATCGGCGCCAACGCCGCCCGTATGCACCGCCGGCCCCCCGGCACCCCGAGCCACCCGGGCGGCTACCGCGAACTCTCCGGCCGCGAGGTCGAGGTTCTCCGCCTCGTCGCCGAGGGCCAGTCCAACAAGGCCATCGGTGTCTCCATGGGCCTGTCCGCCCTGACCGTCAAGAGCCATCTCGCCCGAATCGCCCGCAAGCTCGGCACCGGAGACCGTGCAGGAATGGTCGCCGTCGCCCTGCGAACGGGAATCATCCACTGA
- a CDS encoding ribonuclease D, with translation MTDAQETAADTSLRTTGGAPPDDVAPAPTPLLEPREGIPPVVASDDALARVIAAFAAGSGPVAVDAERASGYRYGQRAYLVQLRRDGAGSALIDPVGCPDLSGLGEVLSGSEWILHAATQDLPCLREIGMTPTGLFDTELAGRLAGFPRVGLGAMVENVLGYSLEKGHSAVDWSTRPLPEPWLRYAALDVELLIDLRNALEGELDRQGKLEWAREEFDAIASAPPAPPRKDPWRRTSGMHKVRRRRQMAVVRELWTARDQVAQRRDISPGKVLGDAAIVEAALALPPNAQALTALPGFGHRMGRRQLEQWQAAIDRAKALPDVELPQPGQTLAGPPPPRAWADKDPAAAARLSAARAAVSELAERLHMPQENLITPDTVRRLCWEPPKNPSPDAVETALFGYGARRWQIEQVAPLLVRALTPAA, from the coding sequence GTGACCGACGCCCAAGAGACCGCAGCAGACACTTCACTGCGAACCACCGGGGGCGCTCCCCCGGACGACGTCGCCCCGGCGCCGACCCCCTTGCTCGAACCTCGCGAGGGCATTCCCCCGGTGGTGGCATCCGACGACGCCCTCGCCCGGGTGATCGCCGCCTTCGCCGCCGGGTCAGGGCCGGTGGCCGTCGATGCCGAGCGAGCCTCCGGCTACCGCTACGGCCAGCGCGCCTACCTCGTGCAGCTGCGCCGTGACGGCGCGGGCAGCGCGCTGATCGACCCCGTCGGCTGCCCCGACCTGTCGGGCCTCGGCGAAGTCCTGAGCGGCAGCGAGTGGATCCTGCACGCCGCCACCCAGGACCTGCCCTGTCTGCGCGAAATAGGGATGACTCCCACCGGGCTCTTCGACACGGAGCTGGCCGGACGGCTGGCCGGCTTCCCGCGCGTCGGCCTCGGCGCCATGGTCGAGAACGTACTCGGCTACTCGCTGGAGAAGGGCCACTCCGCCGTCGACTGGTCCACCCGCCCGCTGCCCGAACCCTGGCTGCGCTACGCGGCGCTCGATGTCGAGCTGCTGATCGATCTGCGCAACGCCCTGGAGGGCGAGCTCGACCGGCAGGGCAAGCTGGAATGGGCCCGCGAGGAGTTCGACGCGATCGCCTCGGCGCCGCCCGCTCCCCCGCGCAAGGACCCCTGGCGCCGCACGTCCGGCATGCACAAGGTCCGCCGCCGCCGCCAGATGGCGGTGGTACGGGAACTGTGGACCGCTCGTGACCAGGTCGCGCAACGCCGCGACATCTCGCCCGGCAAGGTCCTGGGCGACGCCGCGATCGTCGAGGCGGCACTCGCGCTCCCGCCGAACGCGCAGGCGCTGACCGCGCTGCCCGGTTTCGGCCACCGCATGGGCCGACGCCAGCTGGAGCAGTGGCAGGCGGCCATCGACCGGGCCAAGGCGCTGCCGGACGTCGAGCTCCCCCAGCCCGGCCAGACCCTCGCCGGTCCGCCGCCGCCCCGTGCGTGGGCGGACAAGGACCCCGCGGCGGCGGCCCGGCTGTCGGCCGCCCGCGCCGCGGTGTCGGAGCTCGCCGAGCGGCTGCACATGCCGCAGGAGAACCTGATCACCCCGGACACGGTGCGCCGGCTCTGCTGGGAGCCGCCCAAGAACCCGTCGCCGGACGCGGTCGAGACCGCGCTCTTCGGGTACGGGGCGCGCCGCTGGCAGATCGAGCAGGTGGCACCGCTGCTGGTCCGTGCGCTGACGCCGGCGGCCTGA
- a CDS encoding TIGR04222 domain-containing membrane protein, with amino-acid sequence MLWVLFLLVAWGAAAISCARLCLVSARTGLLSHASSDPAEGTGSGHELTLYETAFLAGGPHRVVDLALVTMHLRRRLLLAHTGWATVVDPEGRDEMERTVIRAIGPQGQAPIPPVRTAAATADAVRALADRLVAAGLALPRGAGTDVGAAVRAVRGAALLVVAMGAVTLLMPGQEHGPGGPVVSLLVWFGLPFALTVGCLSIARMEIHPYSSWASPAGQRLLAANDVPTAGADRDVLAAIAVRGVRAVDDPALRAALGGGAGGRRYF; translated from the coding sequence ATGCTCTGGGTTCTGTTTCTGCTGGTCGCATGGGGTGCGGCAGCCATCTCGTGCGCCCGGCTCTGCCTCGTCTCGGCCCGCACGGGACTGCTGTCCCACGCCTCCTCGGATCCCGCGGAGGGCACCGGCTCCGGCCATGAACTGACCCTGTACGAGACGGCGTTCCTGGCCGGCGGACCTCACCGGGTGGTCGATCTGGCGCTGGTCACCATGCATCTGCGACGACGGCTGCTGCTCGCCCACACCGGCTGGGCGACGGTCGTCGACCCGGAGGGCCGGGACGAGATGGAGCGCACGGTGATACGTGCGATAGGCCCGCAGGGCCAGGCCCCGATACCTCCGGTACGGACGGCCGCGGCCACCGCCGACGCCGTACGCGCCCTGGCCGACCGGCTCGTCGCCGCCGGCCTGGCGCTGCCGCGCGGCGCCGGAACCGATGTCGGCGCCGCGGTGCGCGCGGTGCGGGGCGCGGCTCTCCTGGTGGTCGCGATGGGCGCGGTCACCCTGCTGATGCCCGGTCAGGAGCATGGTCCCGGCGGCCCGGTGGTGTCGCTGCTCGTGTGGTTCGGACTGCCGTTCGCGCTGACGGTCGGCTGTCTGTCCATCGCCCGGATGGAGATCCATCCGTACAGCTCGTGGGCCTCGCCCGCCGGTCAGCGGCTGCTGGCCGCGAACGACGTGCCGACCGCCGGGGCGGACCGCGACGTCCTGGCGGCGATCGCCGTACGGGGTGTGCGCGCCGTGGACGATCCGGCGCTGCGGGCCGCGCTCGGCGGCGGGGCGGGCGGACGACGCTACTTCTAG
- a CDS encoding DUF3000 domain-containing protein, producing the protein MAPAQGQFSDQTDGADSKDSEEGGSVPPAFRSAVDALHAARLRPELEVESTRPPKRLAPYAYALEAAVVDGEDDLADGRLVLLHDPAGHDAWQGTFRLVTLVRAELEPEMASDPLLPEVCWSWLTGALEARGLSYGEAGGTVTRAGSHYFGTLGTRRPATQIEIRASWTPREGRDGVPDTGAHLMAWGDLLCQIAGLPPSGPADAAVVTLPQRRGPQVS; encoded by the coding sequence ATGGCTCCGGCTCAGGGACAGTTCTCCGATCAAACCGATGGCGCTGACAGCAAGGACAGCGAGGAGGGTGGTTCCGTCCCGCCCGCGTTCCGGTCGGCGGTGGACGCGTTGCATGCGGCGCGGCTCCGCCCCGAGCTGGAGGTGGAGTCGACGAGGCCGCCCAAGCGGCTCGCTCCGTACGCGTACGCCCTGGAGGCGGCGGTCGTCGACGGCGAGGACGATCTCGCCGACGGCCGCCTCGTGCTGCTCCATGACCCGGCCGGGCACGACGCCTGGCAGGGCACCTTCCGCCTGGTGACGCTGGTGCGGGCCGAGCTGGAGCCGGAGATGGCTTCCGACCCGCTGCTGCCGGAGGTGTGCTGGTCCTGGCTGACCGGCGCGCTGGAGGCGCGGGGTCTGTCGTACGGGGAGGCGGGCGGCACGGTGACCCGGGCGGGGTCGCACTACTTCGGCACGCTGGGCACGAGACGCCCGGCGACCCAGATCGAGATCCGGGCGTCGTGGACACCGCGCGAGGGCCGCGACGGGGTGCCGGACACGGGGGCGCATCTCATGGCGTGGGGCGACCTGCTGTGCCAGATCGCCGGCCTGCCTCCGTCGGGCCCCGCCGACGCAGCGGTGGTGACACTCCCCCAGCGGCGCGGCCCACAAGTCTCCTGA
- a CDS encoding DUF4349 domain-containing protein, translating into MQTYRHPGRSSVRRPRRVLAAGLVAGLLALSGCGAADSASDASSGDSKRAIGADERGAADSAAGKAEQGTGGSPSQQKKSDAVPSGTRVIRTATLSVEVRNVPRAAAVARSAAESSGGLVSKEETERIDDAHDMSHLVLRVPQGEYDAVLKQLAGTGKLLSRTSSAKDVTDQVVDVESRIATQRASVARVRKLMERAGKLSDVVTLEGELSSRQASLESLLAQQASLEDRTTLATITLDLSEPETAAQDGGEDDPGFLDALGGGWHAFVTVLLWLAMAVGAAAPFLAALAVLLLLWRLLRHRLPGRRKPRTPEPAGSSPAPPAP; encoded by the coding sequence ATGCAGACCTACCGACATCCTGGCCGTTCATCCGTCCGTCGCCCGCGCAGGGTCCTGGCGGCCGGCCTGGTCGCCGGCCTCCTCGCGCTGAGCGGCTGCGGCGCCGCAGACAGTGCGAGCGACGCGAGTTCCGGCGACAGCAAGAGGGCGATCGGCGCGGACGAGCGGGGCGCCGCGGACTCCGCCGCCGGGAAGGCGGAGCAGGGGACGGGCGGTTCGCCGTCGCAGCAGAAGAAGTCCGATGCCGTGCCTTCCGGCACCCGTGTCATCCGTACCGCCACGCTCTCGGTGGAGGTGAGGAACGTGCCGAGGGCGGCCGCGGTCGCCCGTTCGGCCGCGGAGAGTTCGGGCGGTCTGGTGTCCAAGGAGGAGACCGAGCGGATCGACGACGCACACGACATGTCACACCTCGTGCTGCGCGTTCCGCAGGGCGAGTACGACGCGGTGCTGAAGCAACTCGCGGGCACCGGAAAGCTGCTGTCGCGCACCTCGTCGGCGAAGGACGTCACCGACCAGGTGGTCGACGTGGAGAGCCGGATCGCCACCCAGCGGGCGAGTGTGGCGCGCGTACGGAAGCTGATGGAACGGGCCGGGAAGCTCAGCGACGTGGTCACGCTGGAAGGCGAACTGAGCAGCCGTCAGGCGTCCTTGGAGTCGCTGCTCGCCCAGCAGGCGTCGCTGGAGGACCGCACCACGCTCGCCACGATCACCCTCGACCTCTCGGAGCCGGAGACGGCGGCGCAGGACGGCGGTGAAGACGACCCCGGCTTCCTGGACGCGCTCGGCGGCGGCTGGCACGCGTTCGTGACGGTGCTGCTGTGGCTCGCGATGGCGGTGGGCGCCGCGGCCCCGTTCCTGGCCGCACTCGCCGTGCTCCTGCTGCTGTGGCGGCTGCTGCGCCACCGGCTGCCCGGACGCCGAAAGCCCCGGACGCCCGAGCCCGCCGGGTCCTCGCCCGCTCCCCCGGCGCCGTAG